One Haloterrigena salifodinae DNA window includes the following coding sequences:
- the urtB gene encoding urea ABC transporter, permease protein UrtB, translated as MATPELLNLGFEFVEIFAFIVLATVGLAVIFGMMGIINLAHGEFILVGAYATSFAVAAGLPLAVAMAVGVVVTAAFGLVLERLIIRRLYGRLLDSMVVTWGISLVMIQLTRIAFGNTAPGVGIPFGQLPVVDGPTYYLVLAVIAVGVLGGLYALFTWTDFGVRARATMQDEETARSMGVDTDRMYMATFAIGSGLAGLAGALYAPVMTVTPEYGTSFLVESFVAVVVGGSSVLLGTILASGFLGTINAAFTNLAGTFMGQVAMLVAAIVAIRLMPDGITGLLSDLREKWGESE; from the coding sequence GTGGCGACACCGGAACTCCTGAACCTCGGCTTCGAGTTCGTCGAGATCTTCGCCTTCATCGTCCTCGCGACGGTGGGGCTGGCAGTGATCTTCGGCATGATGGGGATCATCAACCTCGCTCACGGCGAGTTCATCCTCGTCGGCGCCTACGCGACCTCCTTCGCCGTCGCCGCTGGCCTGCCGCTTGCGGTCGCAATGGCCGTCGGCGTCGTCGTGACCGCCGCCTTCGGACTCGTCCTCGAGCGACTCATTATCCGTCGCCTCTACGGACGGCTGCTCGACTCGATGGTCGTCACGTGGGGGATTAGCCTCGTGATGATACAGCTCACCCGGATCGCTTTCGGCAACACCGCGCCCGGCGTGGGGATCCCGTTCGGCCAGCTCCCGGTCGTCGACGGACCGACCTACTACCTCGTGCTCGCGGTCATCGCGGTCGGCGTGCTCGGCGGGCTGTACGCGCTGTTCACGTGGACCGACTTCGGCGTCCGCGCACGCGCGACGATGCAAGACGAGGAGACCGCCCGCAGCATGGGCGTCGATACTGACCGGATGTACATGGCGACGTTCGCCATCGGTTCCGGGCTCGCCGGTCTGGCCGGCGCGCTGTACGCGCCCGTGATGACCGTCACGCCCGAGTACGGGACCAGCTTCCTCGTCGAGTCGTTCGTCGCCGTCGTCGTCGGCGGCTCCTCGGTCCTCCTGGGCACGATCCTGGCAAGCGGCTTCCTCGGCACGATCAACGCCGCGTTCACGAACCTCGCCGGGACGTTCATGGGACAGGTCGCGATGCTGGTCGCCGCCATCGTCGCCATCCGCCTGATGCCCGACGGGATCACCGGACTGCTGTCCGACCTCCGCGAGAAGTGGGGTGAGAGCGAATGA
- a CDS encoding ABC transporter permease subunit produces the protein MSVDSSNGPLAGLRRPFEGPNTMGNTPSFWLGFVAAVAVLAALPILFGYYAAEIGAVFLAYALLGVSLAFIWGYCGILSFGQVAFFGIGGYAFGVVAINVPTLTGATLGLLAAIAVSTCFAAALGYFMFYGGVRDVYVTILTLVVALVLYTFMGQTAGGEWAIGDARLGGFNGMSGVPDLGIGIGSTGLEIGIVGHYYVTLSALVATYLGLRALVNSRFGYAMVATREDESRTEMFGYNTTFIKFAVFTIGGAIAGLSGVLFATQNNYIDPSVFGITAAALPVVWASVGGRTSLLGTVGAALAIQFVDYQLALSGSEWALVIIGSLLVFVVLVMPEGVAPRLRDLVVNYRSSEPTPADAPAGTEEVSD, from the coding sequence ATGAGCGTCGACTCGAGCAACGGGCCGCTAGCCGGCCTCCGCCGGCCGTTCGAAGGGCCGAACACGATGGGGAACACCCCGAGCTTCTGGCTCGGTTTCGTCGCCGCCGTGGCCGTCCTCGCGGCGCTGCCGATCCTCTTCGGTTATTACGCCGCCGAGATCGGCGCCGTGTTCCTCGCGTACGCCCTGCTGGGCGTCAGCCTCGCGTTCATCTGGGGCTACTGCGGAATCCTGAGCTTCGGCCAAGTGGCGTTCTTCGGCATCGGCGGCTACGCGTTCGGCGTCGTCGCGATCAACGTGCCGACGCTGACCGGGGCGACGCTGGGGCTGCTGGCCGCGATCGCCGTCTCGACGTGCTTCGCCGCCGCGCTGGGCTACTTCATGTTCTACGGTGGCGTCCGGGACGTCTACGTGACGATCTTAACGCTCGTCGTCGCGCTGGTCCTCTATACGTTCATGGGCCAGACCGCCGGCGGCGAGTGGGCGATCGGCGACGCCCGCCTCGGCGGGTTCAACGGGATGAGCGGCGTCCCCGACCTCGGGATCGGAATCGGTTCGACCGGCCTCGAGATCGGAATTGTCGGCCACTACTACGTGACGCTGAGTGCACTCGTGGCGACCTATCTCGGGCTGCGCGCGCTGGTCAACAGCCGGTTCGGGTACGCGATGGTCGCGACCCGCGAGGACGAGAGCCGGACCGAGATGTTCGGCTACAACACGACGTTCATCAAGTTCGCCGTGTTCACGATCGGCGGCGCGATCGCCGGCCTCAGCGGCGTTCTGTTCGCGACGCAGAACAACTATATCGATCCGAGCGTCTTCGGCATCACCGCCGCCGCCCTGCCGGTCGTCTGGGCCAGCGTCGGCGGCCGGACCTCGCTTCTCGGCACCGTCGGCGCCGCGCTCGCGATCCAGTTCGTCGACTATCAGCTCGCGCTCTCGGGCAGCGAGTGGGCGCTGGTAATCATCGGCTCGCTGCTGGTGTTCGTCGTCCTCGTGATGCCCGAGGGAGTCGCGCCGCGGCTCCGCGATCTCGTCGTCAACTACCGCTCGTCCGAGCCGACGCCGGCGGACGCGCCGGCCGGCACTGAGGAGGTGAGCGACTGA
- a CDS encoding ABC transporter ATP-binding protein → MGTSDPTVMTTQAVDETGEGTSRILQTRNLRKEFGGLTATDDVDFALEEGELRCLIGPNGAGKSTFLNLLTGQLEPTAGKIYYDGHDVTDLPSYERVDRGISMKFQVPSIYEGLTVAQNLRIPLQQVADGDAFEARTREILERFDLLTEHDIVASNLSHGQQQRLEIGMAMALEPTLMLLDEPVAGLSVEETAEIADLLREISDDGVALIVIEHDIDFVESIADRVTVLDQGSIFREGTVEAVKSDPEVKRIYLGEDH, encoded by the coding sequence ATGGGGACCAGTGATCCGACCGTCATGACGACGCAGGCCGTCGACGAGACCGGCGAGGGAACCTCGCGGATCCTCCAGACGCGGAACCTGCGAAAGGAGTTCGGCGGCCTCACCGCGACCGACGACGTCGACTTCGCGCTCGAGGAGGGGGAACTGCGCTGTCTCATCGGCCCCAACGGCGCGGGGAAGAGCACCTTCCTCAACCTGCTGACGGGCCAGCTCGAGCCCACGGCCGGGAAGATCTATTACGACGGTCACGACGTCACCGACCTGCCCTCGTACGAGCGGGTCGATCGCGGCATCAGCATGAAGTTCCAGGTCCCGAGCATCTACGAGGGGCTGACCGTCGCACAGAACCTGCGGATCCCGCTCCAGCAGGTCGCCGACGGCGACGCGTTCGAGGCGCGAACGCGCGAGATCCTCGAGCGCTTCGACCTGCTTACCGAGCACGATATCGTCGCCTCGAACCTCTCGCACGGCCAACAGCAGCGACTGGAGATCGGGATGGCGATGGCGCTGGAGCCGACCCTCATGTTGCTGGACGAACCGGTCGCCGGCCTCTCTGTCGAGGAGACCGCCGAGATTGCCGACCTGCTGCGGGAGATTTCGGATGACGGCGTCGCGCTGATCGTCATCGAACACGACATCGACTTCGTCGAATCGATCGCGGATCGCGTCACCGTCCTCGATCAGGGCTCGATCTTCCGCGAGGGCACCGTCGAGGCGGTCAAGAGCGATCCCGAAGTCAAGCGGATTTACCTGGGGGAAGATCACTGA
- a CDS encoding ABC transporter ATP-binding protein — MLELTNLRASYGKTPILRGVDVAVDEGEIVGIMGKNGVGKTTLIKAVVGLLEADEGTVVFDGEDVTDEPADVRARRGMGYIPQGRDVFPELTVEENLRMGETINEGDDRLQYEAVYDYFPILEERRDQKAGTMSGGQQQMLAIGRALIGNPELLLLDEPSEGVQPSIVQDITRDLRSVNEELGTTICFVEQNLHVVQNLAERCYAIDKGEIVDELGPDRLESRDAVTEYLAV, encoded by the coding sequence ATGCTCGAACTCACGAACCTGCGCGCGTCGTACGGCAAGACACCGATCCTCCGCGGCGTCGACGTCGCCGTCGACGAGGGAGAGATCGTCGGCATCATGGGGAAAAACGGCGTCGGGAAGACAACACTGATCAAGGCCGTCGTGGGCCTGCTCGAGGCCGACGAGGGCACCGTCGTCTTCGACGGCGAGGACGTCACCGACGAACCGGCCGACGTCCGCGCCCGCCGCGGGATGGGCTACATTCCGCAGGGGCGGGACGTCTTCCCCGAGTTGACCGTCGAGGAGAACCTGCGGATGGGCGAGACGATCAACGAGGGTGACGACCGCCTGCAGTACGAGGCCGTCTACGACTACTTCCCGATCCTCGAGGAACGCCGCGACCAGAAGGCGGGGACGATGAGCGGCGGCCAACAGCAGATGCTCGCGATCGGGCGCGCGCTGATCGGCAACCCCGAGCTGCTCCTGCTTGACGAGCCCTCCGAGGGCGTCCAACCCTCGATCGTCCAGGACATCACGCGAGACCTGCGGAGCGTCAACGAGGAGCTCGGGACGACGATCTGCTTCGTCGAACAGAACCTCCACGTCGTGCAAAATCTCGCGGAACGCTGCTACGCCATCGACAAGGGAGAGATCGTCGACGAACTCGGTCCAGACCGCCTCGAGTCCCGCGATGCGGTGACGGAGTATCTGGCGGTGTGA
- a CDS encoding CBS domain-containing protein, translated as MELPTPADLRQRRTELGLTQSELAETADVSQPLIARIEGGDVDPRLSTLRRIVNALEKAESDVVRAEDLMNKAVVNVAPNDAVKEAARKMEEEAYSQLAVIQDGIPVGSISQGDLVHLDSEARDEPVEEHMSESFPTVSKDATLDEISNLLEHYKAVMITEAGETVGIITEADIASRFS; from the coding sequence ATGGAACTTCCGACGCCCGCGGATCTGCGCCAGCGCCGTACCGAACTCGGGCTGACCCAGAGCGAACTTGCGGAGACGGCCGACGTCTCCCAGCCGTTGATCGCCCGAATCGAGGGTGGGGACGTCGACCCGCGGCTCTCGACGCTGCGCCGCATCGTCAACGCCCTCGAGAAGGCCGAGAGCGACGTCGTCCGCGCCGAGGACCTGATGAACAAGGCCGTCGTCAACGTCGCACCCAACGACGCCGTCAAAGAAGCCGCTCGGAAGATGGAGGAGGAGGCCTACTCCCAGCTCGCCGTCATCCAGGACGGCATTCCGGTCGGTTCGATCAGCCAGGGCGACCTCGTCCACCTCGATTCGGAGGCCCGCGACGAGCCCGTCGAGGAGCACATGAGCGAGAGCTTCCCGACGGTGTCGAAGGACGCGACGCTGGACGAGATCAGTAACTTGCTCGAACACTACAAGGCCGTGATGATCACCGAGGCCGGCGAGACGGTCGGGATCATCACTGAGGCCGACATCGCGTCGCGGTTCTCCTAG
- a CDS encoding DUF555 domain-containing protein, with protein sequence MGNYLVAMEAAWLVRDVEEIDDAIGVAVSEAGKRLNSEDMDYVEVEVGATGCPACGEPFDSAFIAADTALVGLALEMEVYNADSEEHASRIAKSEVGGALRDVPLSVVDIIETEEED encoded by the coding sequence ATGGGCAATTATCTCGTCGCGATGGAAGCCGCATGGCTCGTTCGTGACGTCGAAGAGATCGACGACGCGATCGGCGTCGCCGTCAGCGAAGCCGGGAAACGACTCAACAGCGAAGACATGGACTACGTCGAAGTCGAGGTCGGCGCGACGGGCTGTCCCGCCTGCGGGGAACCCTTCGACTCGGCCTTCATCGCGGCCGACACCGCGCTCGTGGGGCTGGCCCTCGAGATGGAAGTGTACAACGCCGACAGCGAGGAACACGCCTCCCGAATCGCCAAGAGCGAGGTCGGCGGCGCGCTGCGTGACGTTCCCCTCTCGGTCGTCGACATCATCGAGACGGAAGAAGAGGACTGA
- the psmB gene encoding archaeal proteasome endopeptidase complex subunit beta has translation MRAPQHNSDFSRTVDQLADDPNPYEPEIGSMPQNDLTRADLDNVNKTGTTTIGISTADGVVIATDMRASLGGRFVSNKNVQKVEQIHPTGALTLVGSVGGAQSFISSLRAEVNLYESRRGEQMSIDALATLAGNFARGGPFFAIHPILGGVDAEGSHVYSIDPAGGVMEDDYTVTGSGMQLAYGHLEQAYEEDMSNEEAVSVAAHGIKSAVERDTGSGNGVFLCEITDEGVDIHGHHDFDEVL, from the coding sequence ATGCGAGCACCTCAGCATAATTCGGACTTCTCTCGTACCGTCGACCAGTTGGCCGACGATCCGAACCCCTACGAGCCCGAAATCGGGTCGATGCCCCAGAACGACCTGACGCGGGCCGACCTCGACAACGTCAACAAGACCGGGACGACGACGATCGGTATCTCGACGGCCGACGGCGTCGTCATCGCGACGGACATGCGCGCCAGCCTCGGCGGCCGATTCGTCTCGAACAAGAACGTCCAGAAGGTCGAGCAGATCCACCCGACCGGTGCGCTCACGCTCGTCGGCTCGGTCGGCGGCGCCCAGTCGTTCATCTCGAGTCTCCGTGCCGAGGTCAATCTCTACGAGTCCCGCCGCGGCGAGCAGATGAGCATCGACGCGCTCGCGACGCTGGCGGGCAACTTCGCCCGCGGCGGCCCGTTCTTCGCTATCCACCCGATTCTGGGCGGCGTCGACGCGGAGGGCAGCCACGTCTACAGCATCGACCCCGCCGGCGGCGTCATGGAGGACGACTACACCGTCACCGGCTCCGGGATGCAACTCGCCTACGGTCACTTAGAGCAGGCCTACGAGGAGGACATGTCCAACGAGGAAGCCGTCTCGGTCGCGGCCCACGGCATCAAGTCCGCCGTCGAGCGCGACACCGGCTCCGGCAACGGTGTCTTCCTCTGTGAGATCACCGACGAGGGCGTCGACATCCACGGCCACCACGACTTCGACGAAGTCCTGTAA
- a CDS encoding Gfo/Idh/MocA family protein, translating to MIGDEIGVGIVGLGGMGHLHARSISDLGADVVAGTDLVEAQRRRFADEFGARTYETHEEMVVEDDVDAVIVTTPNRFHEPIAVDALEAGCHVLVEKPLAHTIESAERVARTAARADGICMVGFHNRHAASMAMFDEQHARGRFGDLTHVEANYVRRRGVPGPGSWFTDPELAGGGALLDIGVHALDLALYALDFPEITEVSGITRTTFGTDAEYADPEGFGDNWDAEAETYEVDDSVSAFIRTAEGQTISLEAAWATNREESMDFRVRGTEAGAQFDIGDTTLNILEAGTAGGDHYADVTMTGDESVTGYAEQDEQFLAAIAAGAAPETNTVEEALTVQRVIDAIYRSSETGRATELAEPQVSEFQLEQATRLE from the coding sequence ATGATCGGCGACGAGATCGGTGTCGGAATCGTCGGTCTGGGCGGGATGGGTCACCTGCACGCGCGCAGTATCTCCGACCTCGGTGCCGATGTCGTCGCAGGTACGGACCTCGTCGAGGCCCAACGCCGGCGCTTCGCCGACGAGTTCGGTGCGCGAACCTACGAGACCCACGAGGAGATGGTCGTCGAGGACGACGTCGACGCCGTCATCGTGACGACGCCCAACCGGTTCCACGAACCGATCGCCGTCGACGCTCTCGAGGCCGGCTGTCACGTGCTCGTCGAGAAGCCGCTGGCCCACACGATAGAGAGCGCCGAGCGAGTCGCACGCACCGCCGCGCGCGCGGACGGAATCTGTATGGTCGGCTTCCACAACCGCCACGCCGCGTCGATGGCCATGTTCGACGAACAACACGCCCGCGGCCGCTTCGGCGACCTCACCCACGTCGAGGCCAACTACGTCCGGCGGCGAGGCGTCCCCGGCCCCGGCTCGTGGTTTACGGACCCAGAACTCGCCGGCGGCGGCGCCTTACTCGACATCGGCGTCCACGCGCTCGACCTCGCCCTCTATGCGCTTGACTTCCCGGAGATCACCGAAGTGTCGGGGATCACCCGGACAACCTTCGGCACCGACGCGGAGTACGCCGACCCCGAGGGCTTCGGCGACAACTGGGACGCCGAAGCCGAGACCTACGAGGTCGACGACTCCGTCAGCGCCTTCATCCGCACCGCCGAGGGCCAGACGATCTCGCTCGAGGCCGCCTGGGCGACCAACCGCGAGGAGAGCATGGACTTCCGCGTGCGCGGCACCGAGGCCGGCGCGCAGTTCGACATCGGCGACACCACCCTCAACATCCTCGAGGCCGGCACCGCCGGCGGCGATCACTACGCCGACGTGACGATGACCGGCGACGAGTCGGTGACCGGCTACGCGGAACAGGACGAACAGTTCCTCGCAGCGATCGCTGCGGGCGCGGCGCCTGAGACGAACACCGTCGAGGAGGCCCTGACCGTCCAGCGGGTCATCGACGCGATCTACCGCTCGAGCGAGACGGGACGCGCGACCGAACTCGCCGAACCCCAGGTCTCGGAGTTCCAGCTCGAGCAGGCGACTCGGCTCGAGTAA
- a CDS encoding ThuA domain-containing protein encodes MADVTIWNEFRHEREDDEIAAVYPDGIHATIADALSADGADREDTADHTIRTATLDEPKHGLPADVLEETDVLLWWGHEAHDEVSDDVVDRVQERVLEGMGLIVLHSGHYSKIFKRLMGTTCNLQYREDGATERLWVVDPGHPIADGLDESIELPQTEMYGEPFDVPEPDRLVFTSWFEGGEVFRSGCCYRRGSGRIFYFRPGHEEYPIYEHEDVRRVLRNAVDWATPTEGAPRTFGKRD; translated from the coding sequence ATGGCCGACGTTACGATCTGGAACGAGTTCCGTCACGAGCGCGAGGACGACGAAATTGCGGCCGTCTATCCGGACGGGATCCACGCGACGATCGCCGACGCGCTCAGCGCCGACGGCGCCGATCGAGAGGACACAGCCGATCACACGATCCGTACCGCAACGCTGGACGAGCCGAAGCACGGCCTTCCGGCGGACGTCCTCGAGGAAACCGACGTCCTGCTGTGGTGGGGCCACGAGGCTCACGACGAGGTTTCGGATGACGTTGTCGACCGCGTTCAGGAGCGGGTCCTCGAGGGAATGGGTCTGATCGTTCTTCACTCGGGTCACTACTCGAAGATCTTCAAGCGGCTCATGGGAACCACCTGCAACCTCCAGTACCGCGAGGACGGCGCGACCGAACGGCTCTGGGTCGTCGATCCCGGCCACCCGATCGCCGACGGCCTCGACGAATCGATCGAACTCCCGCAGACGGAGATGTACGGGGAGCCGTTCGACGTTCCCGAGCCCGATCGGCTGGTGTTCACCAGCTGGTTCGAAGGCGGCGAGGTGTTCCGCAGCGGCTGTTGCTACCGGCGAGGCAGCGGCCGGATCTTCTACTTCCGGCCGGGCCACGAAGAGTATCCGATCTACGAACACGAGGACGTTCGGCGCGTGCTCCGCAACGCCGTCGATTGGGCGACACCGACGGAGGGCGCGCCGCGGACGTTCGGCAAACGGGACTGA
- a CDS encoding translation initiation factor eIF-2B — translation MIDETVEQIQEMQTHSSSVVAVRATRALEELLEREFATVEEYTRALERNGSVLRRANPSHASLQNAVREVVDDVSDADHDSVEEAKQYTRDKIDAVVSRVESGKDLAAENAADLLEDGATLLTHDYSSTVLEALERATADGKQFEVYVTEARPRFIGRKTARALADLDGVETTLITDSAHGVYLEECDRVVVGMDCIVEDTLYNRVGTFPLASTAARLDVPVTVLGSASKIVSEGFVFENEFRSGSEVMPEPAEGFAVENPNYDATPIELLESVVTDEGRQTF, via the coding sequence ATGATCGACGAGACGGTCGAGCAGATCCAGGAGATGCAGACCCACAGCTCCTCGGTGGTGGCCGTCCGCGCGACGCGGGCCCTAGAGGAGTTGCTCGAGCGAGAGTTCGCTACCGTTGAGGAGTACACGCGCGCCCTCGAGCGCAACGGCTCGGTGCTCCGACGCGCGAACCCCTCCCACGCCTCGCTGCAGAACGCGGTCCGGGAAGTCGTCGATGACGTCTCCGACGCCGATCACGACAGCGTCGAGGAGGCCAAACAGTACACCCGGGACAAGATCGACGCGGTCGTCTCGCGGGTCGAGTCAGGGAAGGACCTCGCGGCCGAGAACGCCGCCGACCTCCTCGAGGACGGCGCGACGCTGCTGACTCACGACTACTCCTCGACCGTGCTGGAGGCCCTCGAGCGGGCGACCGCCGACGGCAAGCAGTTCGAGGTCTACGTCACCGAGGCCCGGCCCCGCTTTATCGGACGCAAGACGGCGCGGGCGCTCGCGGACCTCGACGGCGTCGAGACGACGCTGATCACTGACAGCGCCCACGGGGTCTACCTCGAGGAGTGCGACCGCGTCGTCGTCGGCATGGACTGCATCGTCGAGGACACGCTGTACAACCGCGTCGGGACGTTCCCGCTCGCGTCGACGGCCGCGCGACTGGACGTCCCCGTCACCGTCCTCGGCTCGGCGTCGAAGATCGTCAGCGAGGGGTTCGTCTTCGAGAACGAGTTTCGGTCGGGCAGCGAAGTGATGCCGGAGCCCGCGGAGGGCTTCGCCGTCGAAAACCCCAACTACGACGCGACGCCGATCGAGTTGCTCGAGAGCGTCGTCACCGACGAGGGTAGACAGACGTTCTAG